In one Candidatus Scalindua japonica genomic region, the following are encoded:
- a CDS encoding P-II family nitrogen regulator gives MKRVTAFIKPMALEILEDYFGKIGYPVLKMCINDDTQVANRTLFWRDEEYLVDLIKNVKIEVILDENVVEEAVQNISKHLYKEDCNDCQYEYALRLKSSMVRDNIITKDGRWVSLPQRQEQLIQEQGPVAQQQEVLEIMDV, from the coding sequence GTGAAGAGAGTAACCGCATTTATAAAGCCAATGGCATTGGAAATTTTAGAAGACTATTTTGGGAAGATAGGTTATCCAGTATTAAAGATGTGCATAAATGATGACACTCAGGTTGCTAATAGGACTCTTTTTTGGCGTGACGAAGAGTACCTCGTTGATTTGATAAAAAATGTCAAGATAGAAGTTATTTTAGATGAAAATGTCGTAGAAGAAGCAGTGCAGAATATTAGTAAGCATTTATATAAAGAAGATTGTAATGATTGTCAATATGAATATGCGTTACGATTAAAATCAAGTATGGTAAGAGATAATATTATAACAAAAGATGGTAGATGGGTATCGTTGCCACAAAGACAGGAACAACTTATTCAGGAGCAGGGACCTGTCGCACAGCAACAAGAAGTTTTGGAAATTATGGATGTCTGA
- a CDS encoding P-II family nitrogen regulator — protein sequence MEKIEAVIRPQRFMAVSSMLYEIGIISMNISEIRGHGNEIGALQMWRGREYKVDMHEKIKIEIVVSEVDVESVVNIILREAKTGATGDGRIFITHIESAYRIRSGEKWEDAANAATKKRVVKMPPKKQKEVSAMVKYSETEGVF from the coding sequence ATGGAAAAAATAGAAGCTGTCATTCGCCCGCAACGATTTATGGCTGTCAGTTCCATGTTATATGAAATAGGAATAATTAGTATGAATATTAGTGAGATCAGAGGGCATGGAAATGAAATTGGTGCGCTACAGATGTGGAGAGGAAGAGAATATAAGGTTGATATGCATGAAAAGATAAAAATTGAGATTGTCGTCTCTGAAGTAGATGTTGAGTCAGTAGTGAACATAATTCTTAGAGAGGCAAAAACAGGAGCAACTGGGGATGGAAGAATATTTATAACACATATAGAGTCTGCTTATAGAATACGTTCAGGTGAGAAGTGGGAAGATGCCGCTAATGCTGCTACAAAAAAACGGGTTGTCAAAATGCCGCCAAAAAAACAAAAAGAAGTTTCAGCAATGGTTAAATATTCTGAGACAGAAGGTGTTTTTTGA
- a CDS encoding ammonium transporter: MQKIFRIRTGSLGLLMLCVTSMLFLWTSCALAGDPNGAFTFTKSLEGLTTSGNFVWILMAAFLILFMQAGFMLLGGLVRSKNMLSYMTHCFMATTAGAFIFWLFGFALMFGGSHLAPGLVKGNSFIGYGGFLLLGETYDVKTILLFIFMAVVATFIGSIIAGAVAERIKFSAFLISCFLVYAFVYSFYGHWIWGEGWLAELELGVGVKDFAGSGVVHAIGGICAFMGAWALGPRIGKFNPDGSSNHIPGHNIAYVLIGTIILAFGWLAYDAGSTLAISELRSSIIAANTFLAGISGAIIVVLYTYIKNKKADIAEACNGALGGFVAVSASCAYVAPWAAVIIGLSGGLLMCATVWLVEQKFKVDDPLGAVSVHGANGLWGLLAVGIFADGSYAGVSGLITGSGGQFLAQLIAFGTAIVWAGVLGFGIFFGLKHTIGIRVSKTEELDGLDVVLHGTQCYPPDGKYIEDIDTVVRKHIRLGEFVQ, translated from the coding sequence ATGCAAAAAATATTTAGAATAAGAACGGGATCTCTTGGTTTACTCATGTTATGCGTTACGTCAATGCTTTTTCTCTGGACAAGTTGCGCACTGGCTGGCGATCCCAATGGAGCGTTTACATTTACTAAAAGTCTGGAAGGGTTGACTACTTCAGGCAATTTTGTATGGATACTGATGGCGGCTTTTCTCATTCTTTTTATGCAGGCTGGATTTATGTTGCTGGGTGGTCTTGTTCGATCTAAGAACATGCTCAGCTATATGACCCATTGCTTCATGGCTACAACTGCAGGTGCCTTTATTTTCTGGCTCTTCGGTTTTGCACTTATGTTTGGAGGCTCTCATCTGGCACCTGGTCTTGTAAAAGGTAATTCCTTTATTGGTTACGGAGGTTTTCTACTTTTAGGTGAAACATATGACGTAAAAACAATTCTGCTCTTTATTTTCATGGCGGTTGTTGCAACTTTTATCGGTAGTATTATAGCTGGTGCTGTGGCAGAAAGGATTAAATTTTCTGCATTTTTAATTTCATGCTTTTTGGTATATGCGTTTGTTTATTCATTTTATGGCCACTGGATTTGGGGAGAAGGCTGGCTGGCAGAGTTGGAATTGGGAGTCGGAGTCAAGGACTTTGCAGGATCGGGAGTAGTTCACGCAATTGGGGGTATCTGTGCTTTTATGGGTGCATGGGCATTAGGCCCAAGAATCGGAAAATTTAATCCTGACGGTTCTTCCAATCACATACCAGGACATAACATCGCCTATGTGCTTATTGGCACGATTATTTTAGCTTTTGGATGGCTTGCTTATGACGCAGGCAGTACCCTTGCTATCTCAGAGTTAAGGTCGTCAATCATTGCAGCCAATACATTTCTCGCTGGTATTTCTGGAGCCATCATTGTCGTCTTGTATACATACATAAAAAATAAAAAAGCGGATATAGCAGAAGCCTGTAATGGCGCATTAGGAGGGTTTGTAGCTGTTTCTGCATCATGCGCGTACGTTGCACCATGGGCAGCCGTTATAATAGGACTGAGTGGTGGTCTATTAATGTGTGCTACTGTGTGGTTGGTTGAACAGAAATTTAAAGTGGATGATCCCCTTGGTGCAGTATCTGTTCATGGTGCTAATGGGTTATGGGGACTTCTTGCCGTAGGGATCTTTGCTGATGGTTCCTATGCAGGAGTAAGTGGTTTGATCACGGGTTCCGGTGGGCAATTTCTTGCTCAGCTGATTGCCTTTGGTACCGCAATTGTGTGGGCAGGTGTACTTGGTTTTGGCATTTTCTTTGGACTGAAACATACTATTGGTATCAGGGTGTCTAAAACAGAAGAACTTGATGGCCTGGATGTTGTTCTCCATGGTACTCAGTGTTATCCACCGGATGGCAAATATATTGAGGATATTGACACTGTAGTTCGTAAGCATATTCGGTTAGGCGAATTTGTTCAGTAA
- a CDS encoding type II toxin-antitoxin system YafQ family toxin, translating to MKYKLIYTDSYIKRAKKYLKKHPDIVSQYEKTLKILEINPEHPSLRLHQLKGKLKKLHSVSINISYRITLEFYINEKDIILVNVCSQQPIS from the coding sequence ATGAAATATAAACTCATTTACACAGATAGTTATATAAAAAGAGCAAAAAAATATTTAAAGAAACATCCAGATATCGTTTCTCAATACGAAAAAACGCTAAAAATATTGGAAATTAATCCTGAACATCCTTCCTTAAGACTGCATCAATTAAAAGGAAAATTAAAGAAACTACATTCTGTTTCAATAAATATTTCCTACCGCATAACTTTAGAATTTTATATCAATGAAAAAGATATTATTTTAGTAAATGTTTGTAGCCAGCAACCAATTAGTTAA
- a CDS encoding type II toxin-antitoxin system Phd/YefM family antitoxin, producing the protein MNTITANQLKTKGISAIESNLDSDNELVITVRGKEKFVVMDMQHYNYLRECELDAALHETEADYQAGKFVTETVENHIKRVTNEI; encoded by the coding sequence ATGAATACTATAACAGCGAATCAATTAAAAACAAAAGGCATATCCGCAATTGAAAGTAATCTTGATAGCGACAATGAATTAGTTATCACTGTTCGCGGTAAAGAAAAATTTGTAGTTATGGATATGCAACATTATAACTACCTTCGTGAATGCGAACTTGATGCTGCTTTGCATGAAACAGAAGCTGATTATCAAGCAGGTAAATTTGTTACTGAAACGGTTGAAAATCACATAAAACGAGTAACAAATGAAATATAA
- a CDS encoding acyl-CoA dehydratase activase: MYHKKDKRNGESVPYFEGLEIGTVSVKWVRRIHNGKTISIVERHEGKPRETIQRILDRHKCSHNSRIAATGQASRSLTNLPYFSETECIEKSMLFHNLNPDMVLSLGGETFNAYPMKDGKIKDILSSSKCASGTGEFIVQQFKRIGLSLSEGLEESKKGNCVPIATRCSVHCKSDVTHKLNQKECSVGDITHTLIHDLAAKVYRMVELSQWSTDLIVICGQVALNEPFIEKLRGLFVNSNIIVLPESPYIEAFGASLFASELPENTTGLTFEKWFKESMTEFEKITPLSEAEQFLDYRVRTESNKQTIIDNESYILGVDAGSTTTKAVLLPIDDGVVAASCYLRTLGNPVQATKNCLLELIKQRGNKSIRIIQTAVTGSGREIVSVYLDNCFSFNEILAHARAASEELPDVETVFEIGGQDSKFISFLNGNPVDYAMNEGCSAGTGSFIEESASIDMGIEMENISNVARKSTQPISFGERCAAFINTDIRNALQQEADQEDVIAGLVYSIADNYISRIVGPRHIGNNLMFMGGVALNRSVALAIASRVQQKVVVPPHPELMGSVGSALMARDLLRDGDAKEEHYKLEDIIKNKINEKESFRCKSCENNCEIKRIETGGKIYPFGGLCSKYEKVRHKDNTIKEGRDLVAVWNEMMFKEFGPHTIKNARGTIGLPMALTAYNLFPYFTKLINELGYNIILSNPSKEGKKKTRSPICYPCEIYHGAVYDLIDRNVDYILMPRVIELGKDSYSYTCPSTSAIPDIIRKAFPDLDDKVLSPSIWFSNDYNRITSIELEKLSPLLGLEKDIIKDAGQKALSHYNEYMKQYQKRSKAEFEKLKNKPTIILAGRPYVTCSSEVNFALPRKIASMGYHVVPADMVPQFDGEYPERDVWHHTRQIDNAIAYAKNNADFYLCFISCFSCGPDACMYHYFRDELQGHTFCYLEIDSHTAYAGFETRLSAFFDIINAQRRKKRRLKSREQNTDTINDLEFKQARFTENYQHIIDSDNKRIKLNDPRITHVITYDFNHYSKLMMKGIFNRYGVNCRINDKTSAEIIQYGKKMCSGRECFPFIAITGFVLKDLYENRREDEITLCVNLNMEGPCQYGSWPAIGEVFVKKLNLKNFMFSTQWLPENKNLGLKRMHSIEIIRAIILGHFLEEAKNALICVAQNKESALSVFDKETDRLVEYIKSNKHFIPALKEWAIKMAEIPRKISLEEMPKVLIIGGLNLLFVHYPVSEFFLEQGVIPKVVDFTEGILWLFSKPVLNFSLQRGVSDLKEQFSFTSIAKGALTSLFNGNRKNAFNALQNRITMAFIEKEMKRLRKIMLTSNLMFDVHIPFLDIIQEGNKHISYNAFSETPVTTGRYICSIKTGVYDALINLGCFNCQPAMNAHAIVRPLANKNDIPYAALDVEGPTISTNQRRLLETIAIQAKRNKSDA, translated from the coding sequence ATGTACCACAAAAAAGATAAGAGAAATGGTGAATCAGTACCATATTTTGAAGGGCTGGAAATAGGTACTGTATCAGTAAAATGGGTCCGTAGAATTCATAATGGAAAAACGATCTCTATCGTAGAAAGACATGAAGGAAAACCCAGAGAAACCATACAAAGAATACTGGATCGGCATAAATGTTCACATAATTCCAGAATAGCTGCAACCGGACAGGCATCCAGGTCACTTACCAACCTTCCCTATTTTTCAGAAACAGAATGTATTGAAAAATCCATGTTGTTTCATAACCTCAATCCAGATATGGTACTTTCACTTGGAGGGGAAACGTTTAATGCGTATCCTATGAAGGATGGAAAAATAAAGGACATACTCTCAAGTTCAAAATGTGCTTCAGGTACCGGTGAATTTATTGTTCAGCAGTTTAAAAGAATAGGTCTCTCTCTTTCAGAGGGGCTTGAAGAGAGTAAAAAAGGTAATTGTGTACCTATTGCAACACGATGTTCTGTTCATTGTAAATCTGATGTAACGCATAAACTGAATCAGAAAGAGTGCAGTGTCGGAGATATAACCCATACCCTTATACACGATCTGGCCGCTAAAGTTTACCGAATGGTAGAATTATCTCAGTGGTCTACGGATTTGATCGTAATTTGCGGACAGGTTGCATTGAATGAACCATTTATTGAGAAACTACGCGGACTTTTTGTCAATTCAAATATAATTGTACTACCGGAAAGTCCCTATATAGAGGCTTTTGGAGCATCTCTTTTTGCGTCAGAACTTCCTGAAAATACAACCGGCCTGACGTTTGAAAAATGGTTCAAAGAATCTATGACTGAATTTGAAAAGATAACACCGCTTAGTGAAGCAGAACAATTTTTAGATTACCGGGTTCGGACTGAAAGTAATAAACAAACGATAATTGATAATGAATCGTACATCCTTGGAGTAGATGCAGGCTCAACAACAACGAAGGCAGTATTGTTACCTATTGACGATGGTGTTGTCGCGGCAAGCTGCTATTTAAGGACCCTTGGAAATCCCGTTCAGGCGACAAAAAACTGTCTTCTCGAACTTATTAAACAGCGCGGTAATAAATCTATCAGAATTATTCAGACAGCAGTAACAGGGTCCGGAAGAGAAATCGTATCTGTTTATCTTGACAATTGCTTCAGTTTTAACGAAATATTAGCCCATGCAAGAGCAGCATCCGAAGAGCTCCCTGATGTAGAAACCGTATTTGAAATTGGTGGACAGGATTCGAAGTTCATCTCCTTTTTAAACGGAAACCCGGTTGATTATGCAATGAACGAAGGCTGTTCGGCCGGTACGGGTAGTTTTATTGAAGAATCAGCATCTATAGATATGGGTATTGAGATGGAGAATATCAGTAACGTTGCCCGTAAGAGTACCCAACCCATATCATTTGGTGAAAGATGTGCCGCTTTTATCAATACTGATATACGAAATGCTCTTCAGCAGGAAGCAGACCAGGAAGATGTTATTGCCGGCCTTGTATACTCAATAGCTGACAATTATATCTCTCGAATTGTCGGACCCAGGCATATTGGAAACAACCTTATGTTTATGGGAGGAGTTGCCCTGAACAGATCTGTTGCATTGGCAATAGCCTCTCGTGTACAGCAAAAGGTGGTCGTACCACCTCATCCGGAACTCATGGGAAGTGTTGGAAGTGCCCTGATGGCAAGAGATCTATTAAGAGATGGAGATGCAAAAGAAGAACATTATAAACTTGAGGATATAATAAAAAACAAGATCAACGAAAAAGAATCTTTCCGATGCAAGTCCTGTGAAAACAATTGTGAAATCAAGAGAATAGAGACCGGTGGAAAAATATATCCCTTTGGGGGACTCTGTTCCAAATACGAGAAAGTGCGTCATAAAGATAATACAATTAAGGAAGGTCGTGACCTGGTTGCAGTCTGGAATGAGATGATGTTTAAGGAGTTCGGCCCGCACACCATAAAAAATGCACGTGGTACAATCGGCCTTCCCATGGCACTCACTGCTTATAATCTCTTTCCTTATTTTACAAAACTGATCAATGAACTGGGGTATAACATAATCTTATCAAACCCTTCAAAGGAAGGTAAAAAGAAAACCAGATCACCTATCTGTTATCCATGCGAGATATACCATGGAGCGGTCTATGATCTTATTGACCGCAACGTTGATTATATCCTTATGCCACGAGTGATTGAGCTGGGCAAGGATTCTTATTCCTATACATGCCCATCTACATCCGCAATTCCTGATATTATACGCAAAGCCTTTCCGGATCTAGATGACAAGGTTTTATCCCCCAGTATCTGGTTTTCAAATGATTATAACAGAATTACATCTATTGAATTGGAAAAATTGAGTCCTCTATTAGGTTTGGAAAAAGATATTATAAAGGACGCCGGGCAGAAAGCACTTTCTCACTATAACGAGTACATGAAGCAGTATCAAAAGCGAAGCAAGGCAGAGTTTGAAAAGTTGAAAAACAAACCTACAATTATCCTCGCGGGAAGACCTTATGTCACCTGCTCTTCTGAAGTTAACTTTGCCCTTCCACGCAAAATTGCCAGCATGGGTTATCATGTTGTACCCGCCGATATGGTCCCACAATTTGATGGTGAATATCCTGAAAGAGATGTATGGCATCATACAAGACAGATTGACAATGCAATAGCTTATGCTAAAAATAATGCTGATTTTTACTTATGTTTTATTTCCTGCTTTTCATGTGGCCCGGACGCATGTATGTATCATTATTTTCGAGATGAGCTTCAGGGACATACCTTCTGTTATTTAGAGATAGATTCACACACTGCTTATGCTGGTTTTGAAACTCGATTAAGCGCTTTTTTTGATATTATCAATGCTCAACGACGTAAGAAAAGAAGATTGAAATCAAGAGAACAGAACACAGACACAATTAATGATTTAGAATTTAAACAGGCCCGTTTTACAGAGAATTATCAGCACATTATTGATAGTGATAATAAACGGATTAAATTGAATGATCCTCGAATAACACATGTTATTACTTACGATTTCAACCATTACTCAAAACTTATGATGAAAGGTATCTTTAACAGGTATGGTGTTAATTGTAGAATCAATGACAAAACAAGTGCTGAAATTATACAGTATGGTAAAAAGATGTGTTCAGGTCGTGAATGCTTCCCCTTTATCGCGATCACCGGTTTCGTCTTGAAAGACTTATATGAAAACAGGCGTGAGGATGAAATAACGTTATGTGTCAATCTGAATATGGAGGGGCCCTGCCAGTACGGTTCATGGCCTGCAATAGGCGAAGTTTTTGTCAAGAAGCTCAATCTGAAAAACTTCATGTTTTCTACTCAATGGCTACCCGAGAATAAGAACCTTGGTCTTAAGAGAATGCATTCAATAGAAATAATCCGTGCAATTATTTTAGGACATTTTCTTGAAGAAGCAAAGAACGCACTTATATGTGTCGCACAAAATAAAGAGTCAGCACTAAGCGTGTTTGATAAAGAGACAGATCGTTTAGTTGAATATATAAAAAGCAATAAGCACTTTATCCCTGCCTTAAAAGAGTGGGCAATAAAGATGGCTGAAATACCGCGTAAAATTTCGTTGGAGGAAATGCCCAAAGTACTGATAATCGGTGGGCTCAACTTATTATTTGTTCACTACCCGGTAAGTGAATTTTTTCTGGAACAGGGAGTCATACCAAAAGTTGTTGATTTTACAGAGGGAATTCTCTGGCTCTTCTCGAAACCGGTCCTTAACTTCAGCTTACAGAGAGGTGTAAGCGATCTAAAGGAGCAGTTCAGTTTTACATCAATAGCGAAAGGAGCTCTGACTTCACTATTTAACGGAAATAGAAAAAACGCTTTTAATGCATTACAAAACAGAATAACAATGGCTTTCATTGAAAAAGAAATGAAACGGCTTCGTAAAATAATGTTAACATCAAATCTCATGTTTGATGTGCATATACCATTTCTTGATATTATACAGGAGGGCAATAAACATATTTCTTATAACGCATTCAGTGAAACTCCGGTTACAACAGGAAGATATATCTGCTCTATTAAAACCGGAGTATATGATGCTTTAATAAACCTTGGCTGCTTTAACTGTCAACCCGCCATGAACGCTCATGCAATAGTTCGTCCATTAGCAAACAAAAACGATATCCCCTATGCCGCTCTTGATGTTGAAGGACCAACGATATCAACAAATCAAAGAAGGCTTCTAGAGACAATAGCAATCCAGGCGAAGAGGAATAAGTCTGATGCATAA
- a CDS encoding ABC1 kinase family protein → MILNIPRQIRKINRLRTIATILVKYQVISISKSISVISPVTLVSRLLDSSNRITKQEDFAVLIRRIFEELGTTFIKFGQWLSVRPDFVSPEILKELEKLQDRLPEVPFKTIKQTIEQETGKSINEIFSQFSQQPISSASIAQVHCGVLKTGEIVAVKVQRPELKKLISVDIDILKTMARWAVRKTPHLALHRFDELLSSFKNTLMEELDFIHESKRQDRMERVLSKMPWVHIPKIYWEYTTKHLIVMQYIEGVKLTQKEYIQNYKGDRNLLGERLNDCVFRSIFEYGFFQSDPHPGNVLIMEESEFAIVDFGMTESLDKVTVNALLKWYYAAIYRDIDMFAETFLKMGTPLAPIDEIEFRNDCIDFIDEIHYQPSSNDISVGNLLEIINHIQYQHKITLPTSFVLLFRTICFWDGTFRYVGVDFDWRKDWGPKLKKLIQSQFLSESVVQDMQKSLLDYKQLISKYPANFQDIVDKIKEGKLKVEIEETSLIKQLTGIQKGLNKLAVSIFVSTIIFGLFYLGRGQGNEFLLQIITSGKELWWIFLLIILMFFYLRKK, encoded by the coding sequence ATGATTCTCAACATCCCCAGACAGATCAGGAAAATCAACCGTCTTAGAACAATAGCAACTATTCTTGTTAAATATCAGGTTATATCAATCTCTAAAAGCATATCAGTCATTAGCCCTGTTACGCTGGTATCCAGACTGCTCGATTCCTCAAACAGAATAACGAAACAGGAAGATTTTGCCGTTTTAATACGCAGAATTTTTGAAGAGTTAGGAACAACTTTTATTAAATTCGGGCAATGGTTAAGTGTCAGACCTGATTTTGTCTCACCTGAAATATTAAAAGAGCTGGAAAAACTGCAGGACAGACTTCCCGAAGTCCCTTTTAAAACGATAAAACAGACGATTGAACAGGAGACGGGGAAATCGATTAATGAAATTTTTTCTCAATTCAGTCAACAGCCAATATCATCCGCTTCAATAGCTCAAGTCCACTGCGGCGTACTCAAAACGGGAGAGATTGTTGCCGTCAAAGTTCAGCGCCCTGAACTTAAAAAGCTTATATCCGTTGATATAGATATTTTAAAAACCATGGCCAGATGGGCGGTGCGCAAAACACCTCATCTTGCCCTGCATCGTTTTGATGAGCTTCTGTCGTCATTCAAGAATACACTAATGGAGGAGCTCGATTTTATACACGAATCAAAACGTCAGGATCGTATGGAAAGAGTATTATCTAAAATGCCATGGGTACACATTCCAAAAATCTACTGGGAATATACAACAAAACATCTTATTGTCATGCAGTACATAGAGGGAGTAAAGCTTACACAAAAAGAATACATTCAAAACTACAAGGGTGATCGTAATCTGCTGGGAGAACGTCTGAACGATTGTGTGTTCAGGTCAATTTTCGAGTATGGTTTTTTTCAGTCTGATCCTCACCCTGGCAATGTACTCATTATGGAAGAGAGTGAGTTTGCAATCGTAGATTTTGGAATGACAGAAAGCCTCGACAAAGTAACAGTTAATGCTCTCTTGAAATGGTACTATGCTGCAATCTATCGTGACATAGATATGTTCGCTGAAACTTTTTTGAAAATGGGAACACCTTTGGCCCCGATTGATGAAATCGAATTCCGCAATGACTGCATTGACTTTATTGATGAAATTCACTATCAACCTTCATCAAATGACATATCAGTAGGAAATCTGCTGGAAATTATTAATCACATTCAATATCAACACAAGATAACGTTACCCACGTCATTTGTTCTGCTCTTTAGAACGATCTGCTTCTGGGATGGAACTTTTCGATATGTAGGTGTGGATTTTGACTGGAGGAAGGATTGGGGACCTAAGCTGAAAAAGCTGATTCAATCTCAATTTTTATCTGAATCTGTTGTCCAGGATATGCAAAAGTCATTACTTGACTATAAACAGCTCATTTCGAAATATCCTGCAAACTTTCAGGATATAGTAGACAAAATAAAAGAAGGAAAGCTTAAAGTTGAAATAGAGGAGACCAGTTTAATCAAGCAGCTTACCGGAATTCAAAAAGGACTTAATAAGCTGGCCGTCTCCATATTTGTCTCTACAATTATTTTTGGTCTGTTCTACCTGGGACGAGGACAAGGTAACGAGTTTTTATTACAGATAATCACGTCCGGAAAAGAACTCTGGTGGATTTTTCTTCTCATTATTTTAATGTTTTTCTATTTACGAAAAAAATAA
- a CDS encoding type II toxin-antitoxin system RatA family toxin, with product MNIHKYIKINVSKENTLQELLTFEEWSQWWPGVQSVNVVKKEGSLSVLDVVSRESHITIKSTIEFDLTTENSIKFRQIKGWFKRYEGNWTFMPATDGAGIILKISVMLETGKFVPKSIIYSKFLNNLTQLGEALNKRLAYKRSPVTGDLEQQKPIDQIPHPTVGSEGIDTRTRAKKSICIFQTKKGLEVWLSGKRYLMSTVK from the coding sequence GTGAATATACACAAATACATAAAAATCAATGTATCAAAAGAAAATACACTCCAGGAATTACTCACTTTTGAAGAGTGGTCACAATGGTGGCCTGGGGTACAAAGCGTTAACGTAGTCAAAAAAGAGGGGAGTCTAAGTGTTTTAGATGTTGTATCCAGAGAATCACATATTACGATAAAATCGACGATTGAATTTGATTTAACCACTGAGAATAGTATTAAATTCAGGCAGATTAAGGGTTGGTTTAAACGTTATGAAGGCAATTGGACATTTATGCCAGCCACTGACGGAGCAGGAATAATCCTTAAGATTTCAGTAATGCTGGAAACAGGAAAGTTTGTTCCTAAAAGTATAATCTACTCTAAATTCCTGAATAACCTTACACAACTTGGTGAAGCACTGAATAAAAGATTAGCTTACAAAAGAAGTCCTGTTACTGGAGACTTAGAACAGCAAAAACCAATTGATCAGATACCGCATCCTACTGTTGGAAGCGAAGGTATTGATACCAGAACACGAGCAAAAAAGTCGATATGTATTTTTCAGACGAAAAAGGGTCTGGAAGTATGGCTTTCAGGAAAAAGATATTTAATGAGCACTGTTAAATAA
- a CDS encoding SRPBCC family protein, with translation MRSSVNINNTTKEQVFNVLYDFNGYVEWMPDIQDASVIAQEGDIFVADFCSPELMEEKYQLEFVCSRPTSITFKQIGIFEETGKHFNGLYGSWNIIDSPEGNGTTISGAMHYKPNTKMSNLIFQRRLDMLSQMFSQPSTFTQDFQPLSGLDADIKEAFQAEGFAVWFLGSKYLYKKVE, from the coding sequence ATGAGATCAAGTGTAAACATCAATAATACAACAAAGGAACAGGTTTTTAATGTTCTTTACGATTTCAATGGTTACGTCGAGTGGATGCCGGATATTCAAGATGCATCTGTTATCGCTCAGGAAGGAGATATTTTCGTTGCAGATTTTTGCTCTCCTGAGCTAATGGAGGAAAAGTATCAACTTGAATTTGTTTGTTCAAGACCAACTTCGATAACATTTAAACAGATTGGAATATTTGAAGAAACGGGCAAACACTTTAACGGTCTTTATGGTAGTTGGAATATTATTGATTCACCGGAAGGAAATGGAACAACAATATCAGGAGCAATGCATTATAAGCCTAACACAAAGATGTCAAACCTTATCTTTCAACGCAGGCTGGATATGCTATCGCAGATGTTTTCTCAACCCTCTACTTTTACACAGGATTTTCAACCACTATCAGGTCTGGACGCCGATATTAAAGAAGCTTTCCAAGCTGAAGGATTTGCTGTCTGGTTTCTTGGTTCGAAATATTTATACAAAAAAGTCGAATAA